The Blastococcus sp. HT6-4 genome window below encodes:
- a CDS encoding WhiB family transcriptional regulator: MDWRHRALCRDEDPELFFPIGTTGPALVQIQQAKAVCQRCPVVQSCLDWALRSGQDSGVWGGLSEDERRALKRRQARTRVHTA, translated from the coding sequence ATGGACTGGCGCCACCGCGCGCTCTGCCGCGACGAGGACCCGGAGCTGTTCTTCCCGATCGGGACGACCGGCCCCGCCCTGGTCCAGATCCAGCAGGCGAAGGCCGTGTGCCAGCGCTGCCCGGTGGTGCAGTCGTGCCTGGACTGGGCGCTGCGCTCGGGCCAGGACTCCGGTGTCTGGGGTGGCCTCTCCGAGGACGAGCGGCGCGCGCTGAAGCGCCGGCAGGCTCGTACCCGGGTGCACACCGCCTGA
- a CDS encoding GNAT family N-acetyltransferase — MLPAPALRIGTATPEDHDRIAELTVAVYVGGGLSSPGYTAELADVAGRARLAELLVARDGSGRVIGSVAYVPAGGFGEVLTSDDEAGFRMLVVDPLVQGRGVGAALVEACLTRARTAGKRRVVISTGTRMATAQRMYRRLGFTRLPERDWSPFPGIDLLVYSREL; from the coding sequence GTGCTGCCCGCCCCGGCCCTCCGCATCGGGACCGCCACCCCGGAGGACCACGATCGCATCGCCGAGCTCACCGTCGCGGTGTACGTCGGTGGCGGCCTCTCCTCACCCGGGTACACCGCCGAGCTGGCCGACGTGGCGGGCCGCGCCCGGCTGGCCGAGCTGCTGGTGGCCCGGGACGGCAGTGGCCGGGTGATCGGCAGCGTGGCGTACGTGCCCGCGGGCGGCTTCGGCGAGGTCCTGACCTCCGACGACGAGGCCGGCTTCCGCATGCTGGTGGTCGACCCGCTCGTGCAGGGCCGGGGCGTCGGCGCAGCCCTGGTGGAGGCCTGCCTGACGCGCGCCCGCACGGCCGGCAAACGGCGGGTCGTGATCTCCACCGGCACCCGGATGGCGACCGCCCAGCGGATGTACCGGCGGCTGGGCTTCACCCGGCTGCCCGAGCGGGACTGGAGCCCGTTCCCCGGCATCGACCTGCTGGTGTACTCGCGGGAGCTCTGA
- a CDS encoding diacylglycerol kinase family protein: MRALVVVNPAATTTTAKMRNVLVGALASELKVDVAETAHRGHARELSAQAAAEGIDIVVSLGGDGTVNEVVNGLLTDGPRPGLPALAVVPGGSTNVFSRALGRSRDPVEATAELLASLRAGRTRLVSLGTASATGTSTAAVTGVAPAVAEAVARADAAADAPGWSEPRWFVFAAGFGFDAEVIARVEARRAQGRRSTGALYVREGTNAFLFGRERRRPAMTLQLPGEPPLEELFLCLVSNVSPWTYLGARPVNPTPEASFETGLDVFALGRTGTVRMLRALRQTMRPEPDLRGRGLHRFHDLQEFTLTASRPQGWQLDGDHLGTATGMRVRNVPDALRVIA, encoded by the coding sequence ATGCGCGCGCTCGTGGTCGTCAACCCGGCGGCCACCACCACGACCGCCAAGATGCGGAACGTGCTGGTCGGCGCCCTCGCCAGCGAGCTGAAGGTCGACGTCGCCGAGACCGCTCACCGGGGGCACGCCCGGGAGCTGAGCGCGCAGGCGGCCGCAGAGGGCATCGACATCGTGGTCTCCCTCGGCGGCGACGGCACCGTGAACGAAGTGGTCAACGGGCTGCTGACCGACGGGCCGCGACCGGGGTTGCCCGCGCTGGCCGTCGTCCCCGGCGGCTCCACCAACGTCTTCTCCCGGGCGCTGGGCCGGTCCCGCGACCCGGTCGAGGCGACCGCGGAGCTGCTCGCGTCGCTGCGCGCGGGGCGCACCCGCCTGGTGTCCCTCGGCACGGCGAGCGCCACCGGCACCAGCACCGCCGCGGTGACCGGCGTCGCGCCGGCGGTGGCCGAGGCGGTGGCGCGCGCCGACGCCGCGGCCGACGCCCCCGGGTGGAGCGAGCCGCGCTGGTTCGTCTTCGCCGCCGGCTTCGGGTTCGACGCGGAGGTGATCGCCCGCGTGGAGGCCCGCCGGGCGCAGGGCCGCCGCTCCACCGGCGCGCTGTACGTCCGCGAAGGCACGAACGCCTTCCTGTTCGGCCGCGAGCGGCGCCGTCCGGCCATGACGCTGCAGCTGCCGGGCGAGCCGCCCCTCGAGGAGTTGTTCCTCTGCCTGGTCTCCAACGTCAGCCCCTGGACCTACCTGGGCGCCCGTCCGGTCAATCCGACCCCCGAGGCGTCGTTCGAGACCGGCCTCGACGTCTTCGCGCTGGGCCGCACGGGCACCGTCCGGATGCTGCGCGCCCTGCGGCAGACCATGCGTCCGGAACCGGACCTGCGCGGACGTGGCCTGCACCGGTTCCACGACCTCCAGGAGTTCACGCTCACCGCCTCCCGCCCGCAGGGGTGGCAGCTCGACGGCGACCACCTCGGCACGGCCACCGGGATGCGCGTCCGCAACGTCCCGGACGCGCTCCGGGTCATCGCCTGA
- a CDS encoding sensor histidine kinase — protein sequence MSSLSARLTRGTASSPAQVDHARRLVADWQLLADLAFADLTLWVPLPSGTWWCVAQVRPLTAPTSRPEDMVGEEVHSAAAEPFAAALRDGQPVTAGEPDRSGATPRRREVIPVRHEGVAIAVLAKDTSLAVTRSPSTLELTYLDIAADLSLMVSAGTFPPAKLQDAEMSPRVGDGLVRLDGSGRVTYASPNALSAYRRMGVAGDLAGATLADVTCRAVVDRVAGEAAAAGIAAAVAGRYLDPVDVEGPSATLLLRALPLQAPGAPPGALVLVRDVTDVRRRDRALLTKDATIREIHHRVKNNLQTVAALLRLQARRMTEPTARAALEESVRRVASIAVVHETLAGSREDVVDVDDILDQVLPMLGDLTSVGPAARTRRVGSFGELPAAAATPLVLAITELLHNAAEHAFPDGEPGVIELITQRDGGELVVRVRDDGRGLPAGFDPAASDGLGLQIVRTLVTSELGGSLTMGTPEGRPGTEVVLTLPGSGMPRR from the coding sequence ATGAGCAGCCTCTCCGCGCGCCTCACCCGGGGCACGGCGTCCAGCCCGGCCCAGGTCGACCACGCCCGCCGGCTGGTCGCCGACTGGCAACTGCTGGCCGACCTCGCCTTCGCCGACCTCACGCTGTGGGTCCCGCTGCCCTCGGGGACGTGGTGGTGCGTGGCGCAGGTCCGCCCGCTCACCGCCCCCACCAGCCGTCCGGAGGACATGGTGGGCGAGGAGGTGCACTCCGCGGCGGCCGAGCCGTTCGCCGCCGCCCTCCGCGACGGGCAGCCGGTCACGGCGGGGGAGCCGGACAGGTCCGGGGCGACCCCCCGCCGGCGGGAGGTCATCCCGGTCCGGCACGAGGGCGTGGCGATCGCGGTCCTGGCCAAGGACACCAGCCTGGCGGTCACCCGCTCGCCCTCGACGCTGGAGCTGACCTACCTCGACATCGCCGCAGACCTGAGCCTCATGGTGTCGGCGGGCACGTTCCCTCCGGCGAAGCTGCAGGACGCGGAGATGAGCCCCCGCGTGGGGGACGGACTGGTGCGGCTGGACGGGAGTGGGCGGGTCACCTACGCCAGCCCGAACGCGCTCTCGGCCTACCGGCGCATGGGGGTGGCCGGTGACCTGGCCGGCGCCACCCTCGCCGACGTCACGTGCCGGGCGGTCGTCGACCGCGTGGCGGGGGAGGCGGCGGCCGCCGGGATCGCCGCGGCGGTGGCGGGGCGGTACCTCGACCCCGTGGACGTCGAGGGGCCCAGCGCCACGCTCCTGCTGCGGGCGCTGCCGCTGCAGGCCCCGGGCGCCCCACCCGGGGCGCTCGTGCTCGTCCGGGACGTGACCGACGTCCGGCGGCGCGATCGTGCGCTGCTGACCAAGGACGCGACCATCCGGGAGATCCACCACCGGGTCAAGAACAACCTGCAGACGGTGGCCGCGCTGCTGCGGTTGCAGGCCCGGCGGATGACCGAGCCCACCGCCCGGGCCGCGCTCGAGGAGTCGGTGCGGCGGGTGGCGTCGATCGCGGTGGTGCACGAGACGCTGGCCGGCAGCCGGGAGGACGTCGTGGACGTCGACGACATCCTCGACCAGGTGCTGCCGATGCTCGGCGACCTCACGTCGGTGGGGCCGGCCGCCCGCACCCGCCGCGTCGGCTCGTTCGGGGAGCTGCCGGCGGCCGCGGCGACGCCGTTGGTGCTGGCGATCACCGAGCTGCTGCACAACGCCGCGGAGCATGCCTTCCCGGACGGGGAGCCGGGGGTGATCGAGCTGATCACCCAGCGCGACGGCGGTGAGCTGGTCGTCCGGGTCCGCGACGACGGGCGGGGGCTCCCCGCGGGCTTCGATCCCGCGGCGAGCGACGGCCTGGGGCTGCAGATCGTGCGCACCCTGGTGACCAGCGAGCTCGGCGGCAGCCTGACCATGGGGACGCCGGAGGGCCGGCCGGGCACGGAGGTCGTGCTGACCCTTCCCGGTAGCGGGATGCCCCGTCGCTGA
- the rsrA gene encoding mycothiol system anti-sigma-R factor: MGDDAARAGEPIRIDSCDDVLSHVFEFLDHETGDERRAVIAEHLEDCSSCLREFGIEQEFKALVRRRCGGDKPPSGLRERIKMQLTSVSFEEDGTSVSVERLTIERSGERPTA; this comes from the coding sequence ATGGGCGACGACGCTGCACGGGCCGGCGAGCCGATCCGGATCGACTCCTGCGACGACGTCCTGTCGCACGTCTTCGAGTTCCTCGACCACGAGACCGGGGACGAGCGACGCGCCGTCATCGCCGAGCACCTCGAGGACTGCTCCTCCTGTCTGCGCGAGTTCGGCATCGAGCAGGAGTTCAAGGCCCTGGTACGGCGGCGCTGCGGCGGGGACAAGCCGCCGTCGGGGCTGCGGGAACGCATCAAGATGCAGCTGACCAGCGTCTCCTTCGAGGAGGACGGCACCTCGGTCAGCGTCGAGCGGCTGACGATCGAGCGGTCGGGGGAGCGCCCCACCGCGTAG
- a CDS encoding biotin/lipoyl-binding carrier protein: protein MAVEEIHAEMVSSVWKVLVSPGAPVAAGDTLVILESMKMEIPVLTERAGTVAELHVVEGEVLQEGDLIATVSDG, encoded by the coding sequence GTGGCGGTCGAGGAGATCCATGCGGAGATGGTCTCCAGCGTCTGGAAGGTGCTGGTCAGCCCGGGGGCGCCCGTGGCCGCCGGTGACACGCTGGTGATCCTCGAGTCGATGAAGATGGAGATCCCGGTGCTCACCGAGCGCGCGGGCACGGTCGCGGAGCTCCACGTCGTGGAGGGCGAGGTCCTGCAGGAGGGCGACCTCATCGCCACCGTCTCCGACGGCTGA
- a CDS encoding biotin carboxylase N-terminal domain-containing protein — translation MPQLGIETVLVAGRGPAGCAAVTACQRLGVKAVAVHSETERAARHVRLADDAVLLGPAPAAESYLAVDRIVEAARRTGADTVLPVPPALAGNARLAGAVHAAGLRWAGPDPDVLERLGGDGVEPASERGFLAWVTADGLRFATAVARDRAAGIARVSWTPDEPGELPVAAHRLADVGWRGLVTVGIAPDGELAEVAAGFSLDMAVLERAHGVGAVELALRSAVGPRVAGPGPQGRAEPCAAVAVQLRATLPPGTAGRVSGPLPGSGRLPAPTAGVDLVAVSGYDPGDRLDGWYDALLATVSAGADDTATAARAASAALSGLSGPGVPHDGADVCAVLGRLAAVRTAPGA, via the coding sequence GTGCCGCAGCTGGGGATCGAGACCGTCCTGGTCGCGGGACGGGGCCCCGCGGGATGCGCCGCGGTGACCGCCTGCCAGCGGCTGGGGGTCAAGGCGGTCGCGGTGCACAGCGAGACCGAGCGCGCGGCACGGCACGTGCGGCTGGCCGACGACGCCGTCCTGCTGGGGCCGGCGCCGGCCGCCGAGTCCTACCTCGCCGTCGACCGGATCGTCGAGGCCGCCCGGCGCACGGGGGCCGACACCGTCCTCCCCGTCCCGCCCGCGCTGGCCGGGAACGCCCGGCTGGCCGGAGCGGTCCACGCCGCCGGTCTGCGCTGGGCGGGGCCCGATCCGGACGTGCTGGAGCGGCTGGGTGGGGACGGTGTGGAGCCGGCCAGCGAACGCGGGTTCCTGGCCTGGGTGACCGCTGACGGTCTCCGGTTCGCCACCGCCGTGGCCCGGGACCGCGCCGCGGGGATCGCGCGGGTCTCCTGGACGCCGGACGAGCCGGGGGAGCTGCCCGTCGCCGCTCACCGGCTGGCGGACGTGGGCTGGCGGGGGCTGGTCACCGTCGGCATCGCGCCGGACGGCGAGCTGGCCGAGGTGGCCGCCGGGTTCTCGCTGGACATGGCGGTCCTGGAGCGCGCGCACGGCGTCGGTGCGGTGGAGCTCGCGCTGCGCAGCGCGGTCGGCCCACGGGTCGCCGGGCCGGGTCCGCAGGGGCGTGCTGAGCCCTGCGCAGCCGTCGCCGTCCAGCTGCGCGCGACGTTGCCGCCCGGGACGGCGGGGCGGGTCTCCGGCCCGTTGCCGGGCTCGGGGCGCCTGCCCGCGCCGACGGCGGGCGTCGACCTCGTCGCGGTCAGCGGGTACGACCCCGGCGACCGGCTCGACGGGTGGTACGACGCCCTGCTGGCCACGGTGAGCGCCGGTGCCGACGACACGGCGACCGCCGCCCGGGCGGCGAGCGCGGCGCTGTCCGGGCTGTCCGGGCCCGGCGTGCCCCACGACGGTGCCGACGTGTGCGCGGTGCTCGGCCGACTCGCCGCGGTGCGGACCGCACCGGGGGCCTGA
- a CDS encoding 50S ribosomal protein bL37, translating to MSKRGRKRRSRKGNKANHGKRPNA from the coding sequence ATGTCCAAGCGCGGACGCAAGCGTCGCTCTCGCAAGGGGAACAAGGCCAACCACGGCAAGCGCCCGAACGCTTGA